The Arachis ipaensis cultivar K30076 chromosome B03, Araip1.1, whole genome shotgun sequence region tgattttgcaaatttgattttgataaaaagtaagtttgtgttaatgtgatttatgtttggtaatctttatatcaaaatagattatagtaaaataaatatcgTTTGGATTATATTACTCAAAATCaattttagatgaaaaattactaaaagagacgtcaatttaaataattttttatattatcctattatTTTACTTTAAATATTTGAATAGATCTTATTAAAAGACATGATAAAACacttactaaaaataataaaaaaattaaaatagttacCTTGTCAGtaattgaaacaaattttgatgaaaaaaaaatgGAACGAAGAACATACACAAATAATGTTATACAGTTACTtgcataagaaaaaaaattttcagctaATTTCTGAACGATAACCAGCTTTCTCTCACGTGTCGCAGAAGTTAAAATTTTTTTGCTTTAAATGACCGTACATTTAAAGGTGAAAATACTTCTAGATTCAGAATTCTAAAAGATTGTCAAACATAAACATGGGACATTCAAGACACTCAGACGAGCTTCTCCCTTTTCAAACGTGAATCCCAAACACACCGTTAGTCTTACTATAGTGGCATACACATTGTTATGTAAATTTTTACTTAAATATGGGTTGAATTGATATCTAATAATTTAGGAACGAAACTTACTCCTCTTATAGTACTAGTTTTTGAATTGTGCACTAAAAGATCCCAATTTTGAACgaacaagaaagaaaagaaaaaacttgaaatgtaaataaaatttagatgacttcaaataaaaaattacaaaataaggTAAATGGcttaaaattaaatcaaagcaaTAAAGTGCCTTTAACAAAGGTCAAAAGACTTTGAAAACGAAAAAACAATATGGAAAtgttaaagaagaaaaacaacgactttgcaacaaaaaaataaatttggagaaagagaaagattacaagaaatttaaaagaaatgaaaggaaccctacaaaaaaaaaaagttttttgtaGGCTAAAAAAATCGTTGAAGATGTTAGTGTAAAGAGTGTTTTCTGAAAATGAATTCTAACTTCTATTCCTTCCattcttcaactttttataaGAATCATTGACCAATTAAACTTTAACATATTCTTCATGTATAAAAATTCTTTGATAACTGTTTTCACAATTTTAGATGATCTTGTAATTACTACCAGTTATCTTCATTTGTTAGCCTCCTTATCATTTTAATTACTTTACTTTTCTTTGATGAGTCAATCCAATCGAATCCATCTTTCTTGTCAATAAACTTTTTTCTACGAGATTCACAATCTTCGAAAGTACCAAACCAATCTTAAACTCGATTTTTAAAGCTTGGTTAATTTTGACTTATACATATCTTCTACATAATTAACAGAAACACTGTTCATTtccgggaaaaaaaaaaaaacagaaacactatgaattgaaagataaaatatttGTCATAAAAATCTTAGACTACTACACACAAGATCATTTTTGTGctctttaattttgtttatacTGATGTGTTTATAATAAGTTGTCAATGGTTAATTGTTATTTAGAAAGTTACATCGTTTGATACTAGAGATGTCAATGGGGCAGGGTGGAAGTGGGGATGGAGACGGGAGATGCCTCTCTACTCCTCGTTTTTGCTACTAGAATTAATCCTGTTCCTGTCCTGTTCTTCGTCATGGGAGAATAATTATTCCTATTTTCGTTTTCGGTGTTTTCCATATTATCTGCGGGTCCCATTCCCCGTCTCCCTATTTTTAACATTCATatgaaaattataataaaaaatattaaaaaaactaaaaaaaatattacaaaatattattacaaacacACAAATATATCTTATCCAAAATtataagtccagaaatataacatAACAAATCATAgttcataaaataaaatcttaaacaatAAAGTTAAAGTTTTTCAATaagtaaaattactaaaaaaaatccTTTATGAGAAATAAAGTAAGggttattaaataaattaaaaaatccaaaaaattatcGAAGATAGGACGGGATCCCACTTAAGTTCCCACGCTTTTCTCGGACAAATTTCACTCTCCATTCCATCCCTACAAAAAAAATTCTCCACCGTTAAAATCCCATTCAAAACGGTCCCGCAGAGATCCCCCTACTGAGAATGTTTGACAACCCTATTTGATACTACCAAGTTTCAAATCGACACTGTGAGGCAAAGGTGGCTGTTAGGGTATAAGAATATAAGAATATAAGAAAACAATGTTACTAGTTCTCTAATTAACCCACTACCCGACAACCAACCTGCAACCTGCAACCTCAATTACTGATGCAGATGTTGTCGACACGTGACTATCAGAGGGCCCCACCCGTCGCGTGACCATTGTTCCACGTAACTTCCTCAGCGTAAGAAAAAGTATCCCTTCATCATGCTAGCATTGACCATAGAAGGCAGCAAGCAATAAAAAACCATTTGCATGGTTTCGTAGTTGGAAAGATTAAGTGATTAAATACTCCAACACcatctctttttcaaataaaataaacatgAGGCACCGGCTCGCGTTCCTCGTGTCTGCCTGCCTTAAAATATTCATTCTGCACTGCCATCCAATCCGATCCCACACTTGGCTTCAAGCACTAATTAATGGAGGAGGGGCTGTTTGTCACGGCGGTTGGACTACTGGTGGTGGCGGTGGGCGGATGGAAGCTGCTGAACTGGCTCTTCCTGAGGCCTAAGAAGCTTGAGACCCTTCTCAGGGAGCAAGGCTTCCATGGCAACCCCTACACCCTCTtctccaacaacaacaacaactcttcTGTTAGCATGAAGCCAATGACTCTCTCTGATGACAAGGACATAGCTCCACGTGTTTATTCTCAAGCCGATCATGCTATCATCAAATTTGGTTTGCTCCTACTCCTACCTATATTATTCACATTTATTGCATATATCGTATCATAGTTAATAATGATGTAATGGACAGGCAAGAATTCATTTTATTGGGAAGGTCAGACACTGAAGGTCAACATCACAAACCCTGAGCATATTAAACAAGTTTTTACCAATAACCGTTACTTCAAGAAAGAGAAGCCTAAGCTAGGCCGTCTGGCCAAGTTATTGGGCTCTGGACTTCCAAATTATGAGGACCAACAATGGCACACACATCGAAAGATCATCAACCCTGCTTTCCATATGGAGAAATTGAAagttagtttaatttaatttgcttttattcaaacatgtatgtatatatgttaaGCATTACTAACTATGTGTATAGGTTCTAACATCAACAATGGTCCAATGCTGCCATGATGTGATTCATAAATGGGAGGAGATGCTGTCTTCAGAGGGTAAATGCGACATTGATGTGGAGCCTTTCATCCAGAATTTGGCTTGCGATGTTATTTCCAGAACAGCCTTTGGAAGCAGTTACCAAGAAGGAAAAAGAATATTTGAACTCCTTACTAAGCAAGCTAGACTTATAATGAGACTAAAACATATTCACATTCCAGGATGGTGGTAATAAGACATATAACTAACCATTTTAATTAAGTTCAAATCTTTCTAGTTAGGTACTCATCATGTATCTTGCAGGTTGCTTCCTACTAGTGTTAATAGGAGTATGATTAAAGTTGATAGAGAGATGCAAGCATCACTTGAAGCTATCATCAGGAaaagagagaaagcaatgaaGGATGGTGAGGAGGTTAACAAGAGTGACTTATTAGGGATACTTTTGGAATCAAACagcaaagaaataaaagaacatggaaTGAGTAATCGAGAGATAGTGGAAGAATGCAACACATTTTACTTAGCAGGACAAGAAACCACGGCTGTTTTGATAGTATGGACAATGGTGATGCTAAGTAGGTATCCAGAATGGCAATCACGTGCGAGGGAAGAAGTCTTCCAAGTCTTTGGCAACCGAAAGCCAGACAGTGATGGCCTGAATCGCCTTAAAACCGTAAGCATGTATATATAATTTGTTTTACTTGCTATAATTGTATTAGTCTTGAGGTGTTGATATTGTTtggcatgtatatatatatataggtatcAATGATCTTAAATGAGGTGTTAAGGCTATACCCACCAACCCTGTTTTTCAGTCGAACACTCCACAAAGATATAAAGATGGAAAACCTATCACTACCTGCCGGAGTTAAAGTTACATTACCAATACTTATGATCCACCATGATCGTGAGCTATGGGGTGATGATGCAAGAGAGTTCAAACCAGAAAGATTTTCAGAAGGAATTGCTAAAGCGACTAAAGGTCGGGTCTCATATTTTCCATTTGGATGGGGGCCTAGAATGTGCATCGGCCAAAATTTCTCCTTAATGGAAGCAAAGATATTCTTCACATTGCTTTTACAACGCTTCACATTTGAGCTCTCCCCTGCATATACACATGCTCCGGTCAATTTCCTTAATCTTAAACCAATGCGTGGAGCTCAAATCGTCTTACATAAATTGTAGTTTCAATTATTGCACAAGGAGTGAGGTGGCTTCTTCCAAATTTAAGTAACGTGCAAAATAAATTCCAtgcatctttcttttcttttcttttcttttctttgtaaaaGTGACCCAGCCACTTGTGATGTTTCATAGGTCATGGAGGTAACAGAGGAccacttttctttctttcttttattcttcagGAATATCATATTTTAGAATGATGACTGATTTCTTATAGCTATTTTGATAGGGCACTCAAATATGTCTAAAacgtcatttttttttaaatatttttaataattaaaatttaacatatataatcaattaaattatgttatttttgttaaaattaagttagacaaattaatttaaccaaaaaaatggtgaatcaaattttaaattggtctaaattaatatttttttaataaaaaatgactacattttgacaaaaataacacgatttaatcgattatatatgttaaattttaattattaaaaaacatctttacaaaaagacgttttcaacgtctttatctgagtggctcCCTATTTTAATAGGTAGATAGTTAGTccgaaatttttaaatttttccaTATCCAAAATAAATTGAACTTTTAACGCTTAACTAAGAGAATGAATCTTTTTCATTCGATTTTATTATGCGTTAAAACactactcatat contains the following coding sequences:
- the LOC107629316 gene encoding 11-oxo-beta-amyrin 30-oxidase isoform X1, which produces MEEGLFVTAVGLLVVAVGGWKLLNWLFLRPKKLETLLREQGFHGNPYTLFSNNNNNSSVSMKPMTLSDDKDIAPRVYSQADHAIIKFGKNSFYWEGQTLKVNITNPEHIKQVFTNNRYFKKEKPKLGRLAKLLGSGLPNYEDQQWHTHRKIINPAFHMEKLKVLTSTMVQCCHDVIHKWEEMLSSEGKCDIDVEPFIQNLACDVISRTAFGSSYQEGKRIFELLTKQARLIMRLKHIHIPGWWLLPTSVNRSMIKVDREMQASLEAIIRKREKAMKDGEEVNKSDLLGILLESNSKEIKEHGMSNREIVEECNTFYLAGQETTAVLIVWTMVMLSRYPEWQSRAREEVFQVFGNRKPDSDGLNRLKTVSMILNEVLRLYPPTLFFSRTLHKDIKMENLSLPAGVKVTLPILMIHHDRELWGDDAREFKPERFSEGIAKATKGRVSYFPFGWGPRMCIGQNFSLMEAKIFFTLLLQRFTFELSPAYTHAPVNFLNLKPMRGAQIVLHKL
- the LOC107629316 gene encoding 11-oxo-beta-amyrin 30-oxidase isoform X2; translated protein: MEEGLFVTAVGLLVVAVGGWKLLNWLFLRPKKLETLLREQGFHGNPYTLFSNNNNNSSVSMKPMTLSDDKDIAPRVYSQADHAIIKFGKNSFYWEGQTLKVNITNPEHIKQVFTNNRYFKKEKPKLGRLAKLLGSGLPNYEDQQWHTHRKIINPAFHMEKLKVLTSTMVQCCHDVIHKWEEMLSSEGKCDIDVEPFIQNLACDVISRTAFGSSYQEGKRIFELLTKQARLIMRLKHIHIPGWWLLPTSVNRSMIKVDREMQASLEAIIRKREKAMKDGEEVNKSDLLGILLESNSKEIKEHGMSNREIVEECNTFYLAGQETTAVLIVWTMVMLSRYPEWQSRAREEVFQVFGNRKPDSDGLNRLKTSNTPQRYKDGKPITTCRS